GCCGACGGCAAGTCCCGGGCGATCCGCCATGCTCATGGCGATGAAGCCGGCGAGCACGGGAAGCATGAAGCCGAAGGACGCGCCGCCGATCTGCATGAGCGTCTTGGCGAAGAACGTATTCGAGCCGAAGTTCGACGGATTTGCCGGATCGTAGACGTCGACGAGGAACGCGAGGGCGATGAGGATACCGCCGCCGATGACGAAGGGAAGCATGTGGCTGACACCGTTCATCAGGTGCTTGTATGCCTGCCGGGCAATCGTCTCCTCCTCCGCGGAGCTTGCGGCGCCGCTGTCGCTGCCGCCCGTATGACGGTAGACGGGAGCCGTGCCGGCGAGAGCCTCGTCAAGGAGCTCGTCCGCCTTGTTGATGCCGTTCGCGACCTTCGTTTGGATGACCGGCTTGCCGTTGAAGCGGGACATTTCGACGTTCTTGTCCGCGGCGATGATGATGGCTTTTGCCTCTTTGATCTCGTCGGCGGTGAGGACATTCTTCGCGCCGCCGGAGCCGTTCGTTTCGACCTTGATGCGGATGCCGCGCTTCTTCGCGTGCTGCTCCAGGCTCTCCGCCGCCATGTACGTGTGGGCGATGCCCGTCGGACAAGCCGTAACGGCGAGGAGGAGATCGCCGTCCGCCTCGGTGACGGGGGCGGCTCCCTCCGCGGCAGGCGCCTCAAACGTGCCGTCCTCCTTCGCGTCGATGAGCGAGCGGAACTCGTCGACAGACTCGGCGCGGATCAGTGCTTCCTTGAAGTCCGGGTCCATGATCATCGTGGCGAGCTTTGAGAGAATGGCGAGATGCTCGTCGTTCGAGCCGTCGGGGGCGGCAATCTCGAAGAAGAGGCGCGCCGGGTTGCCGTCGAGCGAAGCGAAGTCGATGCCGGAGGGAACTGTCATCGCCGCGAGGCCTGCCGTCCGGACACCCGCGCTCTTGGCATGCGGCGTCGCGATGCCGTCGCCGAGGCCTGTTGTGCCGGAGGCTTCGCGCGTCCGCACATCGGCGAGATACCGGGCGGGGTCCGAGAGATGTCCGCCCTTTTCCATGAGCTCCGTGAGAAGCTCAATGGCACTGTCCTTGTCCGTCGGATGAGCATCGAGGAGGATGCTCTCCTTTGCCAATACATCGGTAATGCGCATAGTATTTCTCCTTGCATGTACACAGTGATTCCATAGGAAATTGCTTCAAGTTTACCACAGAGAAGTCCGTCTCGTCAAAGTCTGCCTGATGTTTCCGGAAAAGCGATATATCCATGAGACATCCATGAGACAGCAAGAGAAAAGTATTGAAAACGACATTTCTATACCTTATAATAAAATGCAATTCCGTTTTTCTGTCAATTCCTGTGCAAGGGGGCCAACGTATGAACTATGTCGAGGAAGTCACGAAGTATGTGCGATCATGCGATGATCAGGTCGGCGCGGCGCTGGAGATGGAGCTTTCACGGCAGCGGCGCAATCTCGAGCTGATCGCTTCGGAGAACGTCATCAGTCCCGCCGTCATGATGGCGATGGCTACTACGCCCGCGAACAAGTACGCGGAGGGATATCCCGGCAAGCGCTACTACGGCGGCTGCGAGGATGTCGATATCATCGAGAACATCGCGATCGACCGATTGAAGAAGCTCTACGGCTGCGAGCATGCCAACGTCCAGCCGCACTCGGGCGCCAACGCGAACAACGCCGTCTATCAGGCTCTCCTGAAGCCCGGCGATACCGTGATGGGGCTCAACCTCGCGCACGGCGGTCACCTGACGCACGGCTCACCCGTGAACCTGTCCGGCATCCTGTATCATTTCGTGGCCTACAACGTCAATGACGACGGCTATCTCGACTACGACGCCATCCGCGCAAAGGCGAAGGAGTGCAGGCCGAAGATGATCGTCGCCGGCGCGTCCGCCTATCCGCGCGAGATCAAGTTCGATGTCTTCGCCGACATAGCCAAGGAAGTCGGTGCTTACCTCTTCGTAGACATGGCGCACATCGCGGGCCTTGTCGCCGCCGGACTCCATCAGAGCCCCGTTCCCTACGCCGATGTCGTCACGACGACGACGCACAAGACGCTTCGCGGCCCCCGCGGCGGCGTCATCATGTGCAGGGAGGCGCTCGCGAAGGATATCAACAAGGCCATCTTCCCCGGCACGCAGGGCGGCCCGCTCATGCATATCATCGCCGCAAAAGCCGTCTGCTTCGGCGAAGCGCTCAAGCCCGAGTACAAGACGTACCAGGAGCAGGTCATCAAAAACGCGAAGGCGCTTGCCGATGCTATGATGACGGAGGGCTTCCATCTCGTCAGCGGCGGCACGGACAATCACCTCATGCTCGTCGATCTGCGGAATATGAACATTACGGGCAAGGAGCTCCAGAACCGCCTCGATGAAGTCTACATCACATTGAATAAGAACGCCGTCCCGAACGATCCGGAAAGCCCGTTCGTCACGAGCGGTGTCCGCATCGGAACGCCGGCCGTCACGGCGCGCGGACTGAAGGAAGACGACATGAAGATCATCGCGAAGCAGATCCGCCGGACAGTCACGGACTTTGAGACAGCGGCGGACGATATCCGCGCTGCGGTCACCGAGCTCTGCGCGAGGTATCCGCTGTACAAGTGAGTGATCCTGCCGGAGACATCTCGAGGCTCGCGGCATAAGTGAAAACGGGGCTGCTGTAGAATGACCTGACCCCCAAAAGGCAGACACCTTGGTCTGCCTTTTGGGGGTCAGGTCATTCTACAGCAGGAGGTTATTCACCGTCCGTATTTCGGGGAGCCGTCCGGCTTTGTGCGGGGGAGCTGGTTTTATGGGTGAGGTTTACATGAAATGCCTGCTGATGATCGGTACGAATTGATCAAATCGCGCCCTTATTCGTACTGCGAATAGGGCTCAGCTCGGCATAAGGCCGCTCAGTAATACCAGACATCCTTGATATGATAGCTCCAGCCCAGTGCATGCATGCAGAACTCGAAGATTTGATCCCGAGGAATGACCACGGTGGTATGGTTTCCTTTCATTCCGCTTGTGCTGTATCTCCACATGTCTGTTTTGTATTTGTTGAAATTCCAGTCGACGACTCTTATCAAGGCGCCGTTTCGCACCTCTTTTGTCGATACCTTGAAATATTTTCCGGTATCGGACGTGCCGCTGCTAATCGTATCATCCATTACGTAAATATCAACATCCTCGGCATTCCAATGGTCTACCCATATGTCCTTTGCCTCGCAGACGGTCGTTGACATGAAAAAAGCAGAGCTCAGGATTACAGCTATGAGAAGCATGAGTTTTTTCATTCCGTATTCCTCCATTTGTATGCTTTATGTGGATATATAGATTGAGTAAAAAGAAAAACGTGTGTCCCCATACAAAAATTTAATATTGCAGGGTTACAATAGATGTGAGATCGGTCGGGATATACAAAAGCGATGAAATCCTTCGGAATGCGTTTGGCAGCAGCATGACCGGGGAGGTTTGAATCGGCTGCTGCAAGATTACTTTTTCCGCGTCGCCGCGGGATCCGTCAGTCCTTCGATCGCGCCGCCCGCGATTGCCCAAAGGTAAAGGCTTGCGGTGCTCGCGTAGGGGGAGTAGCGCTTTTTGTAACGATCGAAGCGCCTGCGGTCTATTTCCCTGTGGCGATAGAGCATCCGCAGACCTCGCTGTATGCCGAAATCGCCGAAGCTCAGGACGTCAGGGCGCTTGAGCGTGAAGATCATAAGCATCTCCGCAGTCCAGGCGCCGATGCCCTTGAGGGAGGAAAGGGCGGCGATGATCTCCGCGTCGGACAGCCCATTCAAGGCGGTGATATCAAAGGACTCGCTCGTCACCTTCTCGGCAAAGTCCAAGATATAGTCCGCCTTGCGGA
This portion of the Selenomonas sp. TAMA-11512 genome encodes:
- the glyA gene encoding serine hydroxymethyltransferase; amino-acid sequence: MNYVEEVTKYVRSCDDQVGAALEMELSRQRRNLELIASENVISPAVMMAMATTPANKYAEGYPGKRYYGGCEDVDIIENIAIDRLKKLYGCEHANVQPHSGANANNAVYQALLKPGDTVMGLNLAHGGHLTHGSPVNLSGILYHFVAYNVNDDGYLDYDAIRAKAKECRPKMIVAGASAYPREIKFDVFADIAKEVGAYLFVDMAHIAGLVAAGLHQSPVPYADVVTTTTHKTLRGPRGGVIMCREALAKDINKAIFPGTQGGPLMHIIAAKAVCFGEALKPEYKTYQEQVIKNAKALADAMMTEGFHLVSGGTDNHLMLVDLRNMNITGKELQNRLDEVYITLNKNAVPNDPESPFVTSGVRIGTPAVTARGLKEDDMKIIAKQIRRTVTDFETAADDIRAAVTELCARYPLYK
- a CDS encoding DNA-3-methyladenine glycosylase 2 family protein: MHVPCGEKELAYLKAKDKKLGAVIESLGVLKRPVHDDVFSAVVHHIIGQQISGKAQEAVWSRLCERVGTVNAAHLLALGREELQAVGMSFRKADYILDFAEKVTSESFDITALNGLSDAEIIAALSSLKGIGAWTAEMLMIFTLKRPDVLSFGDFGIQRGLRMLYRHREIDRRRFDRYKKRYSPYASTASLYLWAIAGGAIEGLTDPAATRKK
- a CDS encoding fructose-specific PTS transporter subunit EIIC; its protein translation is MRITDVLAKESILLDAHPTDKDSAIELLTELMEKGGHLSDPARYLADVRTREASGTTGLGDGIATPHAKSAGVRTAGLAAMTVPSGIDFASLDGNPARLFFEIAAPDGSNDEHLAILSKLATMIMDPDFKEALIRAESVDEFRSLIDAKEDGTFEAPAAEGAAPVTEADGDLLLAVTACPTGIAHTYMAAESLEQHAKKRGIRIKVETNGSGGAKNVLTADEIKEAKAIIIAADKNVEMSRFNGKPVIQTKVANGINKADELLDEALAGTAPVYRHTGGSDSGAASSAEEETIARQAYKHLMNGVSHMLPFVIGGGILIALAFLVDVYDPANPSNFGSNTFFAKTLMQIGGASFGFMLPVLAGFIAMSMADRPGLAVGFVGGALAAAGGAGFLGALLAGFAGGWIVNTLKKLTANLPDSLEGTKPILIYPLFGIFLMGALMLFVINPPVSGINSWLVETLSGMDSSSRIFIGILVGGMMAIDMGGPINKAAYVTGTGLLASGEFHVMAAVMAGGMVPPIAIALCSTFFPSRFTENERKSALTNYIMGLSFITEGAIPFAAADPIRVIPSMVVGSATAGALSMAFDCTLRAPHGGIFVVPTIGNPLFYLLAIFIGAVVGAVVLSVLKKKVIA